The following DNA comes from Immundisolibacter sp..
CAATATCGCCGTGGAGGCAGTCGACCGACACCTGAGCAACGGTCGTGGCAAACAGGTCGCGCTGCGCTGCCTGTCGCGCAATGGTGACGCGCGCGAGTTCACGTATGCCGAGCTGGCCGCGGCAAGCAACCGGTTCGCCAACGTGCTGGGCGGGCTCGGCATTCAACCCGGCGAGCGCGTGTTCAGCCTGCTCGGCCGGGTTCCGGAGCTGTACCTGACCGCGCTTGGCACACTCAAGGCCGGAGCGGTGTTCTGTCCGATGTTCTCGGCTTTTGGCCCGGAGCCGATCCGCGCCCGGCTGGAACTGGGCGGCGGCCGCGTGCTGGTCACCACACCGCAGCTGTACCGGCGCAAGGTGGCGGCAATACGTTCGCAGCTGCCACAACTCGAACACGTACTGCTGGTTGGGGATGACGACAAGCACAGTGCCGACACCCTCAGCTTCGCCGGTCTGATGGATGTTGCAGACGAGGCCTTCATCGTCCCACCTCGCGCCGGCGAGGACATGGCCCTGTTGCACTTCACGTCGGGGACCACCGGCCGGCCCAAGGGCGCCGTGCACGTGCATTGCGCGGTGCTGTCGCATTACGTCACCGGCCGCCTGGCGCTCGACCTGCATCCGGGCGATGTGTTCTGGTGCACGGCCGACCCGGGCTGGGTGACCGGCACCTCGTACGGCATCATCGCGCCGCTGGTGATCGGCGCCACGCTGGTGGTGGATACCGAGGAATTCGACGCCGAGCGCTGGTACGGCATCCTGCAGGACCAGAAGGTCGACGTCTGGTACACGGCGCCGACCGCTATCCGCATGCTGATGCGCCTGGGCGACGCGCTGCCGACGCGCTTCGACCTGTCGCGCCTGCGTTTCATGGCCAGTGTCGGCGAGCCGCTGAACTCGGAAGCCGTTATCTGGAGCCAGCGCGCGCTTGGGCGGCCGTTTCACGACAACTGGTGGCAGACCGAGACCGGCGGCATCATGGTTGCCAACTTCGCCGCCATGGACATCAAGCCGGGTTCCATGGGCAAGCCGCTGCCGGGCATCGAGGCGGCCATCGCCAACCTGACCCACGACGGCGGGCTGGAGTTCATGCCCGACGGCGAGCAGGGCCAACTGGTGCTCAAGGCCGGCTGGCCGTCCATGTTCCGCGGCTATCTGGGCGAGGACGAACGCTATCGCAAGTGCTTCGTTGGCGACTGGTACCTGAGCGGCGACCTGGCGCGTCGCGATGCGGATGGCTATTTCTGGTTCATCGGCCGGGCCGACGACGTGATCAAGACCTCCGGCCACCTGATCGGCCCATTCGAGGTCGAGGACGTGCTGATGCAGCACCCGGCGGTGGCCGAAGTAGGCGTGATCGGCAAGCCAGACCCGATGGCGCTGGAGATCGTCAAGGCCTTCATCGCGCTCAAACCGGGCTTTGAACCGACCGATGCCCTGCGCGACGAGCTGATGGCGCACGCCCGAAAGCGCCTGGGCGCCGTGGTGGCGCCCAAGGAAATCGAATTCGCGCCCAGCCTGCCCAAGACCCGCAGCGGCAAGATCATGCGCCGGTTGCTCAAGGCGCGGGAACTGGGCCTGCCCGAGGGCGACACCTCGACCCTGGAGAACGCCTGATGGCCCTGCCCGACCAGGACACAGCGCTGGCCCTGCTGCGCCAGATGCTGCGCATCCGCCGCTTCGAGGACCGCTGCGCGCAGCTGTACTCGGCCGGCAAGATTCGCGGTTTCCTGCACCTGTACAACGGCGAGGAGGCCATCGCGGCCGGCATCATCCCGCTGCTGGACGCGAAGGATGCCATCCTTGCCACCTACCGCGAGCACGGCCACGCCCTGGCGCGCGGCGTCGACATGGGCGCGGTGATGGCCGAGATGTACGGCAAGCAGGAGGGTTGCAGCCGCGGACGCGGCGGCTCCATGCACCTGTTCGATGCCGGCACGCGCTTTTACGGTGGCAATGCCATCGTCGCCGGGGCGCTGCCGCTGGCCGTGGGCCTGGCACTGGCCGACAAGCTGCAGAACCGCGCACACGTGAGCGTGTGCTTCTTCGGCGAGGGGGCCGCGGCCGAGGGCGAGTTCCACGAGTCGCTCAACCTGGCCGCGCTGTGGCAACTGCCGGTGCTGTTCGTGTGCGAGAACAACCTGTACGCCATGGGCACCGCGTTGGTGCGCTCCGAGGCCGAGACCGACATTCACCTGAAGGCGCGCAGCTACGGCCTGCATTCG
Coding sequences within:
- the acsA gene encoding acetate--CoA ligase, translated to MSASTTDLVIHKPPASATQALPNQPDYARACAGFSWAVERLALRGLPGGGINIAVEAVDRHLSNGRGKQVALRCLSRNGDAREFTYAELAAASNRFANVLGGLGIQPGERVFSLLGRVPELYLTALGTLKAGAVFCPMFSAFGPEPIRARLELGGGRVLVTTPQLYRRKVAAIRSQLPQLEHVLLVGDDDKHSADTLSFAGLMDVADEAFIVPPRAGEDMALLHFTSGTTGRPKGAVHVHCAVLSHYVTGRLALDLHPGDVFWCTADPGWVTGTSYGIIAPLVIGATLVVDTEEFDAERWYGILQDQKVDVWYTAPTAIRMLMRLGDALPTRFDLSRLRFMASVGEPLNSEAVIWSQRALGRPFHDNWWQTETGGIMVANFAAMDIKPGSMGKPLPGIEAAIANLTHDGGLEFMPDGEQGQLVLKAGWPSMFRGYLGEDERYRKCFVGDWYLSGDLARRDADGYFWFIGRADDVIKTSGHLIGPFEVEDVLMQHPAVAEVGVIGKPDPMALEIVKAFIALKPGFEPTDALRDELMAHARKRLGAVVAPKEIEFAPSLPKTRSGKIMRRLLKARELGLPEGDTSTLENA
- the pdhA gene encoding pyruvate dehydrogenase (acetyl-transferring) E1 component subunit alpha encodes the protein MALPDQDTALALLRQMLRIRRFEDRCAQLYSAGKIRGFLHLYNGEEAIAAGIIPLLDAKDAILATYREHGHALARGVDMGAVMAEMYGKQEGCSRGRGGSMHLFDAGTRFYGGNAIVAGALPLAVGLALADKLQNRAHVSVCFFGEGAAAEGEFHESLNLAALWQLPVLFVCENNLYAMGTALVRSEAETDIHLKARSYGLHSAAVDGMDLLAVREAATVAIGHVRAGNGPYLLECHTYRFRAHSMFDSQLYRDKAEVAQWQARDPIDLYERELLNLGLIEAGSRAALEAEVEAEVEAAVAFAEAGTWEPVEQLTRDVYTQPAA